A window of the Streptomyces sp. JB150 genome harbors these coding sequences:
- a CDS encoding uracil-DNA glycosylase, translating into MDSLADLDARIAGCAACPRLVDWREEVARTKRAAFADWTYWGRPVPGFGPAGARLLIVGLAPAAHGGNRTGRMFTGDRSGDVLYRALYDLGLASQPTSERPDDGLELYGVRVTAPVHCAPPANKPTPTERDTCRPWLVQELRLLRPTLRSVVVLGAFGWQAALPAFAEAGWTVPRPRPAFTHGTHVRLTAASAAIAASASDATAGSTGRATPAAADGLDLFGCFHVSQRNTFTGRLTAEMLREVLRTAATAAGLP; encoded by the coding sequence ATGGACAGTCTGGCCGACCTGGACGCGCGGATCGCGGGCTGTGCGGCGTGCCCGCGGCTGGTGGACTGGCGGGAGGAGGTGGCCCGTACCAAACGCGCCGCCTTCGCGGACTGGACGTACTGGGGCCGCCCCGTGCCGGGCTTCGGACCGGCGGGCGCCCGGCTGCTGATCGTCGGTCTCGCGCCGGCGGCGCACGGCGGCAACCGCACCGGCCGGATGTTCACCGGCGACCGCTCGGGGGACGTGCTGTACCGGGCGCTGTACGACCTGGGGCTCGCCTCCCAGCCCACCTCCGAGCGCCCCGACGACGGCCTGGAGCTGTACGGGGTACGCGTCACCGCGCCCGTGCACTGCGCACCGCCCGCCAACAAGCCGACGCCCACGGAGCGGGACACCTGCCGCCCCTGGCTCGTCCAGGAGCTGCGGCTGCTGCGTCCGACGCTGCGGTCGGTGGTTGTCCTCGGCGCCTTCGGCTGGCAGGCGGCGCTGCCCGCGTTCGCCGAGGCGGGGTGGACGGTGCCCAGGCCGCGCCCCGCGTTCACCCACGGCACGCACGTCCGCCTCACCGCCGCCTCCGCTGCCATCGCCGCCTCCGCCTCCGATGCCACCGCCGGCTCGACCGGCCGCGCCACCCCGGCCGCCGCCGATGGCCTCGATCTCTTCGGCTGCTTCCACGTCAGCCAGCGCAACACCTTCACCGGCCGCCTGACCGCCGAGATGCTGCGCGAGGTGCTGCGCACGGCGGCGACCGCGGCCGGACTGCCGTAG
- a CDS encoding DUF6343 family protein translates to MRTGSEPVTARSALRARFWLSVWGLVWAVFGTAAFALAGRVGWAIACGVLWLVATIDMLVVLRHIRQGPHYQPGPDVPPYRPPEGPGRR, encoded by the coding sequence ATGCGTACGGGCAGTGAGCCGGTGACCGCGCGCAGTGCGCTGCGGGCGCGGTTCTGGCTGAGCGTGTGGGGGCTGGTCTGGGCGGTCTTCGGCACGGCCGCGTTCGCCCTGGCCGGGCGGGTCGGCTGGGCGATCGCCTGTGGGGTGCTGTGGCTGGTGGCGACGATCGACATGCTCGTGGTCCTGCGCCACATCCGTCAGGGCCCGCACTATCAGCCCGGCCCGGACGTCCCGCCGTACCGGCCGCCGGAGGGCCCCGGGCGCCGGTAG
- the pip gene encoding prolyl aminopeptidase, which yields MCGKGRDTARGAGLRCPDALYPEIEPYDHGMLDVGDGNRVHWETSGNPHGKPALVLHGGPGSGSLPSFRRLFDPAAYRIVQLDQRGCGRSTPHASAYETDMSVNTTAHVMADLELLRRHLGIERWLVWGGSWGSVLGLRYAQTHPGVVSELVLTGIATGSNPEVALMTRGLGKIFPEAFARFVALVPEDERDGNLAAACNRLLESPDPRVRERAARGWTDWETAIVPAPPRSVERYEDPVFRMGFARTVTHYWGNGHFLGDGNDEGVVLRDAHLLRGIPGIMVQGALDFGNLLGVSWRLHQSWPGSELRIVDEAGHSAGAPGIADLLVEATDTYARHRGVRHRGVRH from the coding sequence CTGTGCGGAAAGGGCCGCGACACGGCCCGTGGCGCGGGGTTACGGTGCCCGGATGCTCTCTACCCGGAGATCGAACCGTACGACCACGGCATGCTCGACGTCGGGGACGGCAACCGCGTCCACTGGGAGACCAGCGGCAACCCGCACGGCAAGCCCGCGCTGGTGCTGCACGGCGGGCCCGGCTCCGGCAGTCTCCCCTCCTTCCGGCGCCTCTTCGACCCCGCCGCCTACCGGATCGTCCAGCTCGACCAGCGCGGCTGCGGGCGCTCGACGCCGCACGCGAGCGCGTACGAGACCGACATGAGCGTCAACACGACGGCGCACGTGATGGCGGATCTGGAGCTGCTGCGCCGCCACCTCGGGATCGAGCGATGGCTGGTGTGGGGCGGGTCGTGGGGCTCGGTGCTGGGGCTGCGGTACGCGCAGACACACCCCGGAGTGGTCTCCGAGCTGGTGCTCACCGGGATCGCCACCGGCTCCAACCCCGAAGTGGCGCTGATGACGAGGGGCTTGGGCAAGATCTTCCCGGAGGCCTTCGCACGCTTCGTGGCGCTGGTGCCCGAGGACGAGCGGGACGGCAACCTCGCGGCGGCCTGCAACCGGCTGCTGGAGTCCCCGGACCCGCGTGTGCGGGAGCGGGCGGCGCGCGGCTGGACCGACTGGGAGACGGCGATCGTCCCCGCCCCGCCGCGCTCGGTGGAACGCTACGAGGACCCGGTGTTCCGCATGGGCTTCGCCCGCACCGTGACGCACTACTGGGGCAACGGCCACTTCCTCGGCGACGGCAACGACGAGGGGGTCGTCCTGCGCGACGCCCACCTGCTGAGGGGCATCCCCGGCATCATGGTCCAGGGCGCCCTCGACTTCGGGAACCTGCTCGGCGTCTCCTGGCGTCTGCACCAGTCCTGGCCCGGCAGCGAGCTGCGGATCGTGGACGAGGCCGGGCACAGCGCGGGCGCGCCCGGCATCGCGGATCTGCTGGTCGAGGCGACGGACACGTACGCCCGGCACCGGGGTGTCCGGCACCGGGGTGTCCGGCACTAG
- a CDS encoding RNA-binding S4 domain-containing protein, with the protein MASERTDRNKGDDRQDDRRLSAGDEVGQAGNPVPVSAPASEAAGPEGSPAPASPESAPDPKVAAAIAAAEAAAPPNGENVRIDSWIWSVRLVKTRSLGAAACKGGHVRVNGERVKPAHSVRIGDEVRLRQEGRERIVVVKRLIRKRVGAPVAAQCYIDNSPPPPPREAVAPAGIRDRGAGRPTKRDRRELERLRGLGGFGGLGGRPGG; encoded by the coding sequence ATGGCTTCCGAGCGTACGGACAGGAACAAGGGCGACGACCGCCAGGACGACCGCCGGCTGAGCGCCGGCGATGAGGTCGGGCAGGCCGGAAACCCCGTACCCGTGAGCGCCCCGGCCTCCGAGGCCGCCGGACCCGAGGGCTCCCCCGCGCCCGCGAGCCCCGAAAGCGCCCCGGATCCCAAGGTCGCCGCCGCGATCGCCGCCGCCGAGGCCGCGGCTCCCCCGAACGGTGAGAACGTGCGGATCGACAGCTGGATCTGGTCGGTACGGCTGGTCAAGACCCGGTCCCTCGGCGCCGCCGCCTGCAAGGGCGGGCATGTCCGGGTGAACGGCGAGCGGGTCAAGCCGGCCCACTCCGTGCGCATCGGTGACGAGGTGCGCCTGCGGCAGGAGGGGCGCGAGCGGATCGTCGTGGTCAAGCGTCTGATCCGCAAGCGCGTCGGTGCCCCGGTCGCCGCCCAGTGCTACATCGACAACAGCCCGCCGCCCCCGCCCCGCGAGGCCGTGGCACCGGCCGGCATCCGCGACCGCGGCGCCGGCCGGCCGACCAAGCGCGACCGTCGCGAGCTGGAACGCCTCCGCGGCCTCGGCGGGTTCGGCGGCCTCGGCGGCCGCCCCGGAGGGTGA
- a CDS encoding DoxX family protein — translation MSKTTASHPATATGTPAGAATATGTAPASRGGRAARIALRAVQVLLALFFAVASALPKLVAHSSAVEPFERMGWGDVGMYGIGALELAGAVALLIPVLQSVAALALSGLMVGAFVVQLTVFDGEHAATPLILLVPLTLVAWARRGHTAELLRMLRPARHTG, via the coding sequence ATGTCCAAGACCACTGCTTCCCACCCCGCCACCGCCACCGGCACCCCCGCCGGAGCCGCCACCGCCACCGGCACCGCGCCGGCCTCGCGCGGCGGTCGCGCGGCCCGTATCGCCCTGCGTGCCGTGCAGGTGCTGCTGGCCCTCTTCTTCGCCGTCGCCAGCGCGCTGCCGAAGCTGGTCGCGCACTCCTCGGCCGTGGAGCCGTTCGAGCGGATGGGCTGGGGCGACGTGGGGATGTACGGCATCGGCGCGCTGGAACTCGCCGGAGCCGTCGCCCTGTTGATCCCCGTGCTTCAGTCGGTGGCGGCGCTGGCGCTGAGCGGGTTGATGGTGGGCGCGTTCGTCGTCCAGCTGACCGTCTTCGACGGGGAGCACGCGGCGACACCGCTGATCCTGCTGGTGCCGCTCACCCTCGTCGCCTGGGCGCGACGAGGGCACACCGCGGAGCTGCTGCGGATGCTGCGGCCGGCGCGGCACACGGGGTGA
- a CDS encoding class I SAM-dependent methyltransferase: MRPRGHRRARAATPPGRVGRKSTTREPIIQEPESAEAAPPAETDEPEATRRDAGVAESARANRGWWDRNADEYQIEHGTFLGDDRFVWGPEGLDEVEAGLLGPPEELKGRDILEIGAGAAQCARWLAAQGARPVALDLSHRQLQHALRIGGSFPLVCADASALPFADASFDLACSAYGALPFVADPRLVLREVHRVLRPGGRFVFSVTHPIRWAFPDEPGPEGLTVSGSYFDRTPYVEEYVENGVGRAVYVEHHRTLGDRVRDIVASGFRLVDLVEPEWPAWNTSEWGGWSPLRGKLIPGTAIFVCERD; this comes from the coding sequence GTGAGACCACGCGGGCACCGGCGCGCCCGTGCTGCGACACCCCCGGGACGGGTTGGACGGAAGAGTACGACGAGGGAGCCCATCATCCAAGAGCCCGAATCCGCCGAGGCCGCACCACCCGCCGAGACCGACGAGCCGGAGGCCACGCGGCGTGATGCCGGCGTCGCCGAGAGCGCCCGCGCCAACCGGGGCTGGTGGGACCGCAACGCGGACGAGTACCAGATCGAGCACGGCACGTTCCTCGGCGACGACCGGTTCGTGTGGGGCCCCGAGGGCCTGGACGAGGTGGAGGCCGGGCTGCTGGGCCCGCCGGAGGAGCTGAAGGGCAGGGACATCCTGGAGATCGGGGCCGGCGCGGCGCAGTGCGCGCGCTGGCTGGCCGCCCAGGGGGCGCGCCCGGTCGCCCTGGACCTCTCCCACCGCCAGCTCCAGCACGCCCTGCGCATCGGCGGCTCCTTCCCCCTGGTGTGCGCGGACGCGAGCGCCCTGCCCTTCGCGGACGCCTCCTTCGACCTGGCGTGCTCGGCCTACGGGGCGCTGCCGTTCGTCGCGGACCCGCGGCTGGTGCTGCGGGAGGTGCACCGGGTGCTGCGGCCCGGCGGCCGGTTCGTCTTCTCGGTGACCCATCCGATCCGCTGGGCCTTCCCGGACGAGCCGGGCCCCGAGGGGCTGACGGTCTCCGGGTCGTACTTCGACCGCACTCCGTACGTGGAGGAGTACGTCGAGAACGGCGTCGGCCGCGCGGTGTACGTCGAGCATCACCGGACGCTCGGCGACCGGGTCCGGGACATCGTGGCGTCGGGCTTCCGGCTGGTGGACCTGGTGGAGCCGGAGTGGCCCGCGTGGAACACCTCCGAGTGGGGCGGCTGGTCGCCGCTGCGCGGGAAGCTGATCCCGGGGACGGCGATCTTCGTGTGCGAGCGGGACTGA
- a CDS encoding tetratricopeptide repeat protein, with translation MPETSGSTGRSPSPETHVIDFRAAEQLLAARDPRGAVKLLDGVIAAHPENTAARLLRARAFFAAAQLRPAELEFTIVLEREPDNAFAHFALARTYERQGRPDQAKRHFRLAAALDPNPQYLKAARFE, from the coding sequence GTGCCCGAGACCAGCGGTTCGACCGGACGTTCACCGTCACCGGAGACGCACGTCATCGACTTCCGTGCCGCCGAGCAGTTGCTCGCCGCGCGGGACCCGCGTGGCGCGGTGAAGCTGCTCGACGGAGTCATCGCCGCCCACCCCGAGAACACCGCCGCCCGGCTGCTGCGCGCCCGCGCGTTCTTCGCCGCCGCGCAACTGCGTCCCGCGGAGCTGGAGTTCACCATCGTGCTGGAGCGCGAGCCGGACAACGCGTTCGCGCACTTCGCGCTCGCCCGCACCTACGAGCGCCAGGGCCGCCCCGACCAGGCCAAGCGCCACTTCCGGCTGGCGGCGGCGCTGGACCCGAACCCGCAGTACCTGAAGGCGGCCCGATTCGAGTAG
- a CDS encoding class I SAM-dependent methyltransferase: MRTGHQGTGPGPTTPDGCAVELYTRLPVGPEPDIIASAVPAGARLLELGCGVGRMTHPLVERGFRVTAVDESPEMLEHVRGARTVLSPIEDLDLGETFDAVVLASFLVHAGDEEIRRGLLRTCLRHVAENGCVLIQREGEDFHTDLPRERVDPSGFTVRIVSSEPVGEGVRSVRAEYLFPDATWTQTFRARPLTKEQFEEALGEAGLRVDRYLTEDRMWVRAVPVAEGEWLVGG, encoded by the coding sequence ATGCGAACGGGACATCAGGGGACGGGGCCGGGGCCGACCACCCCGGACGGCTGCGCGGTGGAGCTCTACACACGGCTTCCGGTCGGGCCGGAGCCGGACATCATCGCCTCCGCCGTGCCGGCGGGCGCTCGCCTGCTCGAGCTCGGCTGCGGGGTGGGGCGGATGACCCATCCATTGGTGGAGCGCGGTTTCCGGGTGACGGCGGTGGACGAGTCCCCCGAGATGCTGGAGCACGTCCGCGGGGCGCGTACGGTCCTCAGCCCGATCGAGGACCTGGACCTGGGCGAGACCTTCGACGCGGTGGTGCTCGCCTCCTTCCTGGTGCACGCCGGTGACGAGGAGATACGGCGCGGGCTGCTCCGGACCTGTCTGCGGCACGTGGCGGAGAACGGCTGTGTGCTGATCCAGCGGGAGGGCGAGGACTTCCACACCGACCTGCCGCGCGAGCGGGTCGACCCCAGCGGGTTCACCGTGCGGATCGTGTCCTCCGAACCGGTCGGGGAGGGGGTGCGCTCGGTGCGCGCGGAGTACCTGTTCCCGGACGCGACCTGGACCCAGACGTTCCGGGCGCGGCCGCTGACGAAGGAACAGTTCGAGGAGGCGCTGGGCGAGGCGGGGCTCAGGGTGGACCGGTATCTGACGGAGGACCGGATGTGGGTGAGGGCGGTGCCGGTGGCGGAGGGGGAGTGGCTGGTGGGTGGATAG
- a CDS encoding PAC2 family protein, whose translation MLDPQGLYTWEPKGLAVVDMALAQESAGLVMLYHFDGYIDAGETGDLIVDRLLDSLPHQIVARFDHDRLVDYRARRPLLTFRRDRWAGYEEPTLAVRIVQDATGAPFLLLSGPEPDVEWERFSAAVEQIVERLGVRLAVNFHGIPMGVPHTRPVGLTPHGNRADLVPGHRSPFEEAQVPGSAESLVEYRLMEAGHDVLGVAAHVPHYIARSPYPDAALTVLEAITAATGLVLPAIAHSLRTDAYRTQTEIERQIREGDEELTALVQGLEHQYDAVAGAETRGNMLAEPVEIPSADEIGREFERFLAEREGDG comes from the coding sequence GTGCTAGATCCGCAGGGTTTGTACACGTGGGAGCCGAAGGGCCTGGCCGTCGTCGACATGGCGCTCGCCCAGGAGTCGGCCGGTCTTGTCATGCTCTACCACTTCGACGGATACATCGACGCGGGTGAGACCGGCGACCTGATCGTCGACCGGCTCCTCGACTCGCTGCCGCACCAGATCGTCGCCCGCTTCGACCACGACCGGCTCGTGGACTACCGAGCCCGCCGCCCGCTGCTCACCTTCCGGCGCGACCGCTGGGCCGGGTACGAGGAGCCCACGCTCGCCGTCCGGATCGTCCAGGACGCCACCGGGGCACCCTTCCTGCTGCTGTCGGGTCCGGAGCCGGACGTGGAGTGGGAGCGCTTCTCGGCGGCCGTCGAGCAGATCGTGGAACGTCTGGGCGTACGCCTCGCCGTGAACTTCCACGGCATCCCGATGGGCGTCCCGCACACCCGCCCGGTGGGCCTGACCCCGCACGGCAACCGGGCCGACCTGGTGCCCGGCCACCGCAGCCCCTTCGAGGAGGCGCAGGTGCCCGGCAGCGCCGAGTCGCTGGTCGAGTACCGCCTCATGGAGGCCGGTCACGACGTCCTCGGCGTCGCCGCGCACGTCCCGCACTACATCGCCCGCTCGCCCTACCCCGACGCGGCGCTGACCGTCCTGGAGGCCATCACCGCGGCCACCGGGCTGGTCCTGCCGGCCATCGCGCACTCCCTGCGCACGGACGCGTACCGCACGCAGACCGAGATCGAGCGGCAGATCCGGGAGGGGGACGAGGAACTGACCGCCCTCGTCCAGGGCCTTGAGCACCAGTACGACGCGGTCGCCGGCGCGGAGACGCGCGGCAACATGCTCGCCGAGCCCGTGGAGATCCCCTCGGCGGACGAGATCGGGCGGGAGTTCGAGCGGTTCCTCGCGGAGCGGGAAGGGGACGGCTGA
- the coaE gene encoding dephospho-CoA kinase, with product MLTVGLTGGIGAGKSEVSRLLVECGAVLIDADRIAREVVAPGTPGLAAVVEAFGADVLAPDGGLDRPRLGSIVFADAEKLAVLNSIVHPLVRARSEELQAAAAEDAVVVHDVPLLTENGLAPLYDVVIVVDAAPKTQLDRLVRLRGMTEEDARARMAAQAGREQRREIADIVIDNDVPLEELERRVREVWAELVRRARAPKEAGGQ from the coding sequence ATGCTGACTGTGGGGCTGACCGGCGGTATCGGGGCCGGCAAGAGCGAGGTGTCGCGACTGCTGGTGGAGTGCGGTGCCGTGCTGATCGACGCCGACCGCATCGCGCGCGAGGTCGTCGCGCCCGGGACTCCCGGTCTCGCCGCGGTCGTCGAGGCCTTCGGGGCGGACGTACTGGCTCCGGACGGCGGTCTCGACCGCCCCAGGCTGGGCTCGATCGTCTTCGCGGACGCCGAGAAGCTCGCCGTGCTCAACTCGATCGTGCACCCCCTCGTCCGGGCCCGCTCCGAGGAACTGCAGGCCGCGGCGGCGGAGGACGCCGTCGTCGTGCACGACGTACCACTGCTCACCGAGAACGGCCTGGCACCGCTGTACGACGTCGTGATCGTCGTCGACGCCGCCCCGAAGACCCAGCTCGACCGGCTCGTCCGGCTGCGTGGCATGACCGAGGAGGACGCCCGCGCGCGGATGGCCGCGCAGGCCGGCCGGGAGCAGCGCCGGGAGATCGCGGACATCGTGATCGACAACGACGTACCGCTGGAGGAGCTGGAGCGGCGGGTGAGGGAGGTGTGGGCGGAGCTGGTGCGCCGGGCCCGCGCGCCGAAGGAAGCGGGCGGGCAGTAG
- the rpsA gene encoding 30S ribosomal protein S1, producing MTSSTETTATTPQVAVNDIGNEEAFLAAIDETIKYFNDGDIVDGVIVKVDRDEVLLDIGYKTEGVIPSRELSIKHDVDPNEVVAVGDEIEALVLQKEDKEGRLILSKKRAQYERAWGTIEKIKEEDGIVTGTVIEVVKGGLILDIGLRGFLPASLVEMRRVRDLQPYVGKELEAKIIELDKNRNNVVLSRRAWLEQTQSEVRQTFLTTLQKGQVRSGVVSSIVNFGAFVDLGGVDGLVHVSELSWKHIDHPSEVVEVGQEVTVEVLDVDMDRERVSLSLKATQEDPWQQFARTHQIGQVVPGKVTKLVPFGAFVRVDEGIEGLVHISELAERHVEIPEQVVQVNDEIFVKVIDIDLERRRISLSLKQANESFGADPTAVEFDPTLYGMAASYDDQGNYIYPEGFDPETNDWLPGYEKQREEWERQYAEAQARFEQHQQQVIKSREADAQAAAEGGEAAAPAATGGSYSSEGGDNSGALASDEALAALREKLAGGQS from the coding sequence ATGACGAGCAGCACCGAGACCACCGCCACCACCCCGCAGGTAGCGGTCAACGACATCGGTAACGAGGAAGCCTTCCTCGCAGCGATCGACGAGACGATCAAGTACTTCAACGACGGCGACATCGTCGACGGCGTCATCGTGAAGGTCGACCGGGACGAGGTCCTGCTCGACATCGGTTACAAGACCGAAGGCGTGATCCCGAGCCGCGAGCTCTCGATCAAGCACGACGTCGACCCCAACGAGGTCGTCGCCGTCGGTGACGAGATCGAGGCCCTCGTCCTCCAGAAGGAGGACAAGGAAGGCCGCCTGATCCTCTCGAAGAAGCGCGCCCAGTACGAGCGTGCCTGGGGCACCATCGAGAAGATCAAGGAAGAGGACGGGATCGTCACCGGTACCGTCATCGAGGTCGTCAAGGGTGGTCTCATCCTCGACATCGGCCTCCGTGGCTTCCTCCCGGCCTCCCTGGTCGAGATGCGCCGCGTCCGCGACCTCCAGCCCTACGTGGGCAAGGAGCTCGAGGCCAAGATCATCGAGCTGGACAAGAACCGCAACAACGTGGTCCTGTCCCGCCGTGCCTGGCTGGAGCAGACCCAGTCCGAGGTCCGCCAGACCTTCCTCACCACCCTCCAGAAGGGTCAGGTGCGGTCCGGCGTCGTCTCCTCGATCGTCAACTTCGGTGCCTTCGTGGACCTGGGTGGCGTCGACGGTCTGGTCCACGTCTCCGAGCTGTCCTGGAAGCACATCGACCACCCGTCCGAGGTCGTCGAGGTGGGCCAGGAGGTCACCGTCGAGGTCCTCGACGTCGACATGGACCGCGAGCGCGTCTCCCTGTCGCTGAAGGCGACCCAGGAAGACCCGTGGCAGCAGTTCGCCCGCACCCACCAGATCGGCCAGGTCGTGCCCGGCAAGGTCACGAAGCTGGTTCCGTTCGGTGCGTTCGTCCGCGTGGACGAGGGCATCGAGGGTCTGGTCCACATCTCCGAGCTGGCCGAGCGCCACGTGGAGATCCCGGAGCAGGTCGTCCAGGTCAACGACGAGATCTTCGTCAAGGTCATCGACATCGACCTCGAGCGCCGTCGCATCAGCCTCTCGCTGAAGCAGGCCAACGAGTCCTTCGGTGCCGACCCGACGGCGGTCGAGTTCGACCCGACCCTGTACGGCATGGCCGCGTCCTACGACGACCAGGGCAACTACATCTACCCCGAGGGCTTCGACCCGGAGACCAACGACTGGCTGCCGGGCTACGAGAAGCAGCGCGAGGAGTGGGAGCGCCAGTACGCCGAGGCGCAGGCCCGCTTCGAGCAGCACCAGCAGCAGGTCATCAAGTCCCGCGAGGCGGACGCCCAGGCCGCTGCCGAGGGTGGCGAGGCCGCCGCTCCGGCCGCGACCGGCGGTTCGTACTCCTCCGAGGGCGGCGACAACTCCGGCGCCCTGGCGTCGGACGAGGCGCTGGCCGCGCTGCGCGAGAAGCTGGCCGGCGGCCAGAGCTGA